The genomic window GACGGCTTCGTTGAAAACAACGGTGTCAAATTCCGGGACCATGGCACCGGGGCCGAATTCACCGAGATCGCCGCCCTGCTGTCCGGAAGGGCAGCTGGAGTGTTGTTTTGCCAGTTCACCAAAATCTGCGCCGTCCTGAATTT from Pseudodesulfovibrio sp. JC047 includes these protein-coding regions:
- a CDS encoding peptidylprolyl isomerase, whose amino-acid sequence is MAKATARHLLVSDEQTCLDLKKQIQDGADFGELAKQHSSCPSGQQGGDLGEFGPGAMVPEFDTVVFNEAVGEVHGPVKTQFGYHLLEITSRED